One part of the Candida albicans SC5314 chromosome R, complete sequence genome encodes these proteins:
- the PGA22 gene encoding Pga22p (Putative GPI-anchored protein; adhesin-like protein) encodes MKYSTLAWLVIASYTVFAQDGTSVTGYTTTIVIPGSPPAGAGTAHGDTENTGTVHTTEHLTGTEETHTTGATPETTTIVAPTTTHENTTTHETSVENTATVHHNTTTLHHNTTTIHPNATGTETHTETGTGTLTGTGTEGPALTTTTVAEAFSLAAGASLGYLVALLFL; translated from the coding sequence ATGAAGTATTCGACTTTAGCTTGGCTTGTTATAGCATCATATACAGTATTTGCTCAAGATGGTACATCTGTGACCGGATATACCACGACTATAGTGATTCCTGGCTCTCCTCCTGCTGGTGCAGGTACGGCACACGGTGATACAGAGAATACGGGAACTGTTCATACAACTGAGCACTTGACAGGAACTGAAGAAACACATACAACTGGTGCTACACcagaaacaacaactattGTTGCTCCAACCACTACCCATGAGAATACAACTACTCATGAGACGTCAGTCGAAAATACAGCAACCGTTCATCATAATACAACCACACTTCACCATAATACAACCACAATTCATCCAAACGCCACTGGAACTGAAACCCATACTGAAACTGGAACTGGTACCTTAACAGGCACCGGAACCGAAGGACCAGCacttacaacaacaactgttGCTGAAGCCTTCTCATTGGCTGCTGGTGCATCTTTGGGATATTTGGTTGCCTTATTGTTCTTATAg
- the PGA23 gene encoding Pga23p (Putative GPI-anchored protein of unknown function; Rim101-repressed; Cyr1-regulated; colony morphology-related gene regulation by Ssn6) yields the protein MRVSTLVLSTSIIPIATALNISPFHNIEKKDILADAASAAGGAAAAVTSGAVGAANTVASGAAGAADTATSGAAGIANTVASGAAGAADTATSGAAGAAKTATSGAAGAADTATSGAVGAAKTATSGAAGAAKTATSGAAGAASGAETAAGAAASGAETAAAGQETSGAGSLVGGSGSSNSTSPSGGSGSSNGTSSGSGSGSGAGVGSGSGSGSGSRGSITGNSVATGASSGPAGLGISSSISQSTTRQLQTSGSSNSSSSAGMGNVVVGMNAVALAALVLI from the coding sequence ATGAGAGTTTCCACATTAGTTTTATCCACATCTATAATCCCAATTGCTACTGCACTTAACATTTCCCCTTTCCATAATATcgaaaagaaagatataCTTGCTGACGCTGCTTCTGCAGCAGGGGGTGCAGCTGCTGCTGTCACATCTGGTGCTGTCGGTGCTGCTAATACTGTTGCCTCAGGTGCCGCCGGTGCTGCTGATACTGCCACCTCAGGTGCTGCCGGTATTGCAAACACTGTTGCTTCTGGTGCCGCCGGTGCTGCTGATACTGCCACTTCTGGTGCCGCCGGTGCTGCTAAAACTGCCACCTCAGGTGCCGCCGGTGCTGCTGATACTGCCACTTCTGGTGCTGTTGGTGCTGCAAAAACTGCTACTTCTGGTGCTGCTGGTGCTGCTAAAACTGCTACTTCTGGTGCTGCTGGTGCTGCCCTGGGTGCTGAAACCGCTGCTGGTGCTGCCGCCCTGGGTGCCGAAACAGCTGCTGCTGGACAAGAAACTTCTGGTGCAGGAAGCTTAGTTGGTGGTCTGGGCTCATCTAATAGTACAAGTCCCTCTGGTGGCTCAGGTTCATCTAATGGTACAAGTTCAGGCTCAGGCTCCGGCTCCGGAGCTGGTGTCGGTTCTGGTTCAGGCAGTGGTTCAGGATCTAGAGGTAGCATTACTGGAAACTCAGTTGCTACTGGTGCTAGCTCTGGTCCAGCAGGTTTAGGCATTTCCTCTTCTATTAGTCAATCTACCACTAGACAATTGCAGACTTCTGGTTCCTCAAATTCAAGTAGCTCAGCTGGTATGGGTAATGTTGTGGTCGGAATGAATGCTGTTGCCTTAGCAGCAttggttttgatttaa
- a CDS encoding uncharacterized protein (Protein with a Vps9 vacuolar protein sorting protein domain; Hap43-repressed; repressed by ciclopirox olamine; Spider biofilm induced) yields MDPPYPLLSKLEEDVKTNLILHPQISSFIQLFLRYLKEPRYQAPLTITELSTLFKKFYQDLNVLTICIFTQSNSTKKQLISHCDYFNENPKVFDYLLAIANYSTSSIRLLKRSDNDALYQLRVFNYYKLLTIFESIHLAELELFQSVSLGDDICLYDKIFRFDQKDTIYQEFLQEKLNCLRQLNLSFKHFIDQDLGNQDKLVNIIDNLTQEDLISLQEDLTSLNTEITPYAKLKKIVSLHKNLIKLFSQKGFENKEINNDLLLPALIYLLVYKLETNDLYLSFLFIRNFLNLIDSSPIELYQINLYLSYNPAQERTPLSSSKYKKSDILGYLNLQDSQDLPQEQSHILSDEFKFFTNDKELISYINQKFLNTGELNYYLTNFEAMIVYLSNMTIAELLSNSETEISSDLRNSSILKHPIDKLVDEELLTHFQFPDGELANEMKATENKVREDEAGRSRSSSLLNTISNKINETRSRSSSLRKEKFPSLPTSTEELEENSGFAMMRNILGRFSSASGATEGVYDEENNDSPQSNLKKTNSFISKVSPIHSRTRSSSLENATATPGHYKRNSITAKFTSGVSEFMTKLNQPAIPSNLHPDNSVSNVSLQSIEDGDSDATMSRRPTAGRNRTTSIQILDKWFGNLSPSQTNSQPLTVQQQEAIPASTIPSVQPPIPPKAKPEVLSEELIVDIEQLTKFHNSDFESLSIQDLRELKNYYDQLCQDLLSNGNHESNGKIYVNSRTNSIDKVGSHANSLDKFIGKEAPEAGDLNSKAESVESSDRFGTATIITSSNNSL; encoded by the coding sequence ATGGATCCGCCATATCCGCTACTTTCAAAACTTGAAGAAGATGTCAAGACAAATCTCATTCTACATCCACAAATTAGTTCTTTCATCCAGCTATTTCTACGATACTTAAAAGAGCCAAGATATCAAGCACCATTAACAATCACTGAGTTATCCACTCTATTCAAAAAGTTTTACCAGGATTTGAACGTGTTGACCATATGTATATTCACTCAATCAAACTCCACAAAAAAGCAGCTAATCTCCCACTGTGATTATTTCAACGAAAACCCAAAAGTGTTTGATTATCTATTGGCCATAGCAAATTATAGCACATCTTCCATTAGACTATTGAAAAGGTCAGATAACGATGCGTTATACCAGTTACGTGTCTTCAACTACTACAAGTTATtaacaatatttgaatcaatCCATTTGGCAGAGTTGGAGTTGTTTCAATCGGTTAGTTTGGGTGACGACATTTGTTTGTACGACAAGATATTTCGTTTTGATCAGAAGGACACAATATACCAAGAGTTTTTACAGGAGAAATTAAACTGTTTGCGCCAACTAAACTTATCATTTAAACATTTTATTGATCAAGACCTTGGAAATCAAGATAAGTTGGTGAACATTATTGATAACTTGACTCAAGAAGATTTGATACTGTTGCAAGAAGATTTAACAAGTTTGAATACAGAAATCACCCCCTATGCAAAACTTAAGAAGATTGTTAGTTTGCACAAGAATCTAATCAAACTATTTTCACAAAAGGGATTTGAGAATAAGGAGATAAATAACGATTTGTTGTTACCTGCTTTGATCTACTTGCTTGTGTACAAGCTTGAAACTAAcgatttatatttatctttCCTATTCATTCGAAATTTCCTCAATCTTATCGATTCTCTGCCAATCGAGTTgtatcaaatcaatttgtaCTTATCGTATAACCCAGCACAGGAAAGGACTCCTTTGAGTAGCAGCAAGTACAAGAAATCGGATATACTTggatatttgaatttgcaGGATTCTCAAGATTTACCACAAGAGCAAAGCCACATACTTAGTGACGAATTCAAGTTTTTCACAAACgataaagaattgatatcatatataaaccaaaaattcCTAAACACCGGAGAGTTGAATTACTATTTGACTAATTTTGAGGCCATGATAGTTTATTTGTCGAATATGACAATTGCAGAACTATTGTCAAACAGTGAAACGGAAATTTCTTCAGATTTACGAAATAGCAGTATTTTGAAGCACCctattgataaattggttGACGAGGAATTACTTACTCATTTCCAGTTTCCTGATGGTGAACTTgcaaatgaaatgaaagCAACTGAAAACAAGGTAAGGGAAGATGAGGCTGGAAGATCGAGATCGTCATCTTTGTTAAACACAATTAGTAACAAGATTAATGAAACGAGATCTAGGTCTAGCTCCttgagaaaagaaaaatttccTAGTTTACCAACACTGACGGAAGAGCTTGAAGAGAATTCTGGATTTGCAATGATGCGAAATATTTTGGGAAGATTCAGTTCAGCAAGTGGAGCTACAGAAGGTGTTTACGACGAGGAAAACAATGATTCACctcaatcaaatttaaagaaaacTAATTCTTTTATAAGCAAAGTTTCTCCGATTCATTCCCGTACACGCTCATCGTCATTAGAAAATGCAACAGCAACTCCTGGGCAttataaaagaaattcaatCACAGCTAAATTTACAAGTGGTGTATCTGAGTTTATGACCAAACTTAATCAGCCAGCCATACCTTCTAACTTGCATCCGGACAACAGTGTTTCCAATGTTTCATTACAGTCCATAGAAGATGGAGACAGTGATGCTACTATGAGCAGGAGACCAACTGCTGGTCGAAACAGAACTACGAGCATACAAATTTTAGATAAATGGTTTGGTAACTTGTCCCCTAGTCAGACTAACTCACAACCACTAACagttcaacaacaagaggCGATACCAGCATCCACTATACCCAGTGTCCAACCACCGATTCCACCTAAAGCAAAGCCAGAAGTATTATCGgaagaattgattgttgatatcGAACAGCTAACAAAGTTTCATAATTCCGATTTCGAATCCCTTTCTATCCAGGATTTGcgagaattgaaaaactaTTATGATCAGCTATGTCAGGACTTATTATCCAATGGAAACCACGAAAGCAACGGCAAAATTTATGTTAACAGCAGAACAAACTCAATCGACAAAGTTGGAAGCCACGCAAATTCATTGGATAAGTTTATTGGAAAAGAGGCACCCGAAGCTGGAGACTTGAATAGCAAAGCCGAATCAGTTGAGTCCAGTGATAGGTTTGGTACTGCAACTATCATCACTTCAAGTAACAATAGTTTATAG